Proteins encoded together in one Thermococcus barophilus MP window:
- a CDS encoding Lrp/AsnC family transcriptional regulator, whose protein sequence is MASIDEKDEEILKELRKNGRATLTELGRKIGLSPASIKNRIEKLESLGAIKGYSAIVDPAFLNEFIQAIIEVELLVDNEAVDRMLYNISRLDNVIGVYRKTGEFQILIRANFKDVPQLKEFVKSLSVKYLGKNMKRAKVSVIMDTFKEGGVIMQERKTRRRRRR, encoded by the coding sequence ATGGCAAGCATTGATGAAAAAGATGAGGAGATTCTCAAAGAGCTCAGGAAAAACGGTAGGGCTACTCTGACAGAGTTGGGAAGAAAAATTGGACTTTCACCTGCAAGCATAAAGAACAGAATTGAAAAGCTTGAAAGCTTGGGTGCCATCAAAGGATATTCCGCAATAGTTGATCCCGCTTTTTTGAATGAGTTTATTCAGGCAATAATTGAAGTTGAGCTCCTTGTTGACAATGAAGCCGTTGATAGAATGCTCTATAACATAAGCAGGCTTGATAATGTCATTGGAGTTTACAGAAAAACTGGAGAATTTCAAATTTTGATACGGGCAAACTTTAAGGACGTCCCTCAGCTTAAGGAATTTGTAAAAAGTCTCTCAGTAAAGTATCTTGGAAAGAACATGAAAAGAGCGAAGGTTTCGGTTATTATGGATACCTTCAAGGAAGGCGGTGTAATAATGCAGGAGAGAAAAACAAGAAGGCGGAGACGGCGGTGA
- the upp gene encoding uracil phosphoribosyltransferase codes for MIADKRWKGVYSFEDSPFLMEILTELRNKHTGAIEFRKGLVKLGRYMGYELTKTMDFEKVEIETPLEKTEGIIAKDRKNVVIVTVLRAAIPLMEGLIKVFEHARVGIVSASRGKAPKFEIEMNYIKIPEIKPEDTVIIADPMIATGSTLLKVIEEVKKYGTPKRLIVLGVLAAPEGISRIKGAYPEVEVFVTKIDRELNDHGYILPGLGDAGDRAFGAPIKTAKK; via the coding sequence ATGATAGCTGACAAGAGATGGAAAGGTGTTTATTCGTTTGAAGACTCACCATTTTTAATGGAAATTCTTACAGAGCTCAGGAATAAGCATACGGGTGCAATAGAGTTCAGAAAGGGCTTAGTAAAGCTTGGCAGATATATGGGCTATGAGCTGACAAAGACTATGGATTTTGAAAAAGTCGAAATTGAGACTCCATTAGAAAAGACAGAAGGAATAATAGCCAAAGACAGAAAGAATGTCGTGATTGTGACCGTTCTCAGAGCAGCAATTCCTCTTATGGAGGGTCTGATAAAGGTTTTCGAGCATGCAAGAGTCGGCATAGTTTCAGCATCAAGAGGCAAAGCGCCAAAGTTTGAGATAGAAATGAATTACATTAAGATCCCAGAGATTAAGCCTGAGGATACCGTAATAATTGCGGACCCCATGATAGCGACTGGTTCAACGTTGCTGAAAGTGATTGAGGAAGTCAAGAAATACGGGACCCCAAAGCGCTTGATTGTTCTTGGAGTTTTAGCAGCTCCAGAAGGAATAAGCAGAATTAAGGGAGCATATCCAGAAGTGGAGGTATTTGTGACAAAGATTGATCGGGAACTTAATGACCACGGTTACATCCTTCCGGGACTGGGAGATGCCGGAGATAGGGCTTTTGGTGCACCAATTAAAACAGCGAAAAAATAA
- a CDS encoding cupin domain-containing protein yields the protein MFVGHYLDVEEKEVTIEGVEKTTIRWLISPKIGAKNFAMRYFVIKKGGKIPTHQHPWEHEIFVIKGEGYITNGRKTVKVVPGSFLYIPPNEPHAYENPDSETFEFLCIIPVTEKSIPPEERGD from the coding sequence ATGTTCGTTGGGCATTATCTTGATGTTGAGGAAAAGGAAGTTACGATAGAAGGGGTTGAGAAAACAACAATTAGATGGCTCATTTCTCCAAAAATTGGGGCAAAGAACTTTGCAATGAGGTACTTTGTAATTAAGAAAGGAGGGAAAATCCCCACACATCAGCATCCATGGGAGCATGAAATATTTGTGATCAAAGGAGAAGGGTACATAACAAACGGTAGAAAAACTGTAAAGGTTGTTCCAGGCAGCTTTTTATACATCCCGCCAAATGAACCTCACGCTTATGAAAATCCAGATTCGGAAACCTTTGAGTTCCTCTGCATAATCCCTGTAACTGAGAAGAGCATCCCTCCGGAGGAAAGGGGAGATTGA
- a CDS encoding metallophosphoesterase family protein — protein sequence MKKLMVLILIGFVVLSAGCTQKGTTPTETQEKPSETQITTSTPAQTQAQGINFKEYKRGEIIGNWWKLFDTSVIYVSKGYEDLAKHYFPNAQIKPASEFKSGIAILSPKDARELLRGKPMLITINNYFGYVVYKVGYKFVGQDIGMIVAYKEDNRDRLIFTGNGKAGAGATLKYALEIKEGKRKPKTTYILRRGDFEGVVLKEIGDNNWNGIPENGEYWTIDEIYFKEPFIYNWRIVNGENITVSGGFIRYVNGSRVYIYALSFNVSVEVKNGNGAKITYIVENVNPSIMKIPENAETGDTWIKFTTSEDHFAVQAKDLENFTFLAFGDHRPGSGRKVPEMFLKVRDAMNKDNGVFIIDGGDLVYSGKVDEWGELFKAWKFNKPVFIAVGNHEYQGEGVNVYHKYFGPTDYSFVLGNYYFIFMNNVEKGYSLSASQWKWLKNELEKAKKLNKKPIIVMHAPPIDPRPGGNHSMKESEGKKLLELMKEYNAFGIFSHIHIYWYGEKDGVSYVVTGGGGAPLYAKEGEGGFYHYVKISVDGGIHVEPIKVS from the coding sequence ATGAAAAAACTCATGGTGCTGATTCTGATAGGATTTGTAGTTCTCTCAGCGGGATGCACGCAGAAAGGAACAACTCCGACAGAGACTCAAGAAAAGCCAAGCGAGACACAAATAACAACTTCCACGCCAGCACAGACTCAAGCTCAGGGAATTAACTTCAAAGAGTACAAGCGTGGGGAAATAATTGGAAATTGGTGGAAGCTTTTTGATACAAGTGTAATTTATGTCAGCAAGGGATATGAGGACTTAGCGAAGCACTACTTCCCAAATGCTCAGATAAAACCTGCAAGTGAATTTAAGAGCGGAATTGCAATTTTAAGCCCAAAAGATGCAAGAGAACTTTTGAGAGGAAAGCCAATGCTGATAACCATCAACAATTATTTCGGCTATGTGGTTTACAAAGTTGGTTACAAGTTCGTCGGACAGGATATTGGCATGATAGTGGCATACAAGGAGGACAACAGAGACAGGCTGATCTTTACAGGTAACGGAAAAGCCGGAGCTGGGGCTACATTGAAATATGCCTTAGAAATTAAAGAGGGAAAAAGAAAACCGAAAACAACATACATCTTAAGAAGAGGGGACTTTGAGGGCGTTGTGCTGAAGGAAATTGGGGACAACAACTGGAACGGAATTCCAGAAAATGGCGAATACTGGACAATTGACGAAATTTACTTTAAGGAGCCGTTTATTTACAACTGGCGTATTGTAAATGGAGAGAACATAACGGTCAGTGGAGGATTCATCAGATATGTAAACGGCTCAAGGGTTTACATCTACGCTTTGAGCTTTAATGTCAGTGTTGAGGTTAAAAATGGAAACGGAGCTAAGATAACGTACATTGTTGAAAACGTGAATCCAAGCATTATGAAGATTCCAGAAAATGCAGAAACGGGAGACACATGGATTAAGTTTACGACAAGTGAAGATCATTTTGCAGTTCAGGCAAAGGATCTTGAAAACTTCACTTTCTTAGCCTTTGGTGATCATAGACCTGGAAGTGGGAGGAAAGTTCCGGAAATGTTTCTGAAGGTTAGAGACGCCATGAATAAAGACAATGGGGTTTTCATAATTGACGGCGGGGACTTAGTGTATTCAGGAAAGGTTGATGAATGGGGAGAGCTGTTCAAAGCCTGGAAGTTCAACAAGCCCGTTTTCATAGCCGTGGGCAACCACGAATATCAAGGAGAGGGCGTCAATGTATACCACAAATACTTCGGACCAACCGACTATTCCTTCGTCCTCGGAAACTACTACTTCATCTTCATGAACAATGTCGAAAAGGGATACTCTTTAAGTGCCTCACAGTGGAAATGGCTCAAAAATGAGCTTGAAAAAGCAAAGAAACTCAACAAAAAGCCAATAATTGTCATGCATGCTCCGCCAATAGACCCCAGACCCGGTGGAAATCACTCAATGAAGGAAAGTGAAGGGAAAAAGCTTCTTGAACTCATGAAAGAGTACAATGCATTTGGAATTTTCAGCCACATCCACATCTACTGGTACGGAGAAAAGGATGGAGTCAGCTATGTGGTTACAGGAGGGGGTGGGGCTCCATTATATGCAAAAGAAGGTGAGGGTGGATTCTACCATTATGTAAAAATTTCTGTAGATGGAGGAATCCATGTTGAGCCTATAAAAGTCAGTTGA
- a CDS encoding inorganic phosphate transporter — MAWTIGANDAANSMSTAVGAGAITPKQAVIIAGVLEFTGAYFFGKSVTETIRKGIIDPSKITEPSVLIYGSIAALLAAALWLLMATKFGLPVSTTHSIIGGIVGYGIVYAGIGIVNWGKMAQVIASWILSPIFGAIMAFMVFKAISKTILQSENPVKSAKNYSPVWIGLAFVVIGSMFYIKVLHGKSLLIAVIKFGIPAGFAAFLVSFMLLRRNFKTADPYLGAESIFKKVQVLTSAYVALSHGANDVANAIGPVAAVYAVATMGLAGMRVPVPRWILAMGGLGIAVGVATYGYKVMETVGKKITELTNTRGFSIDFSAATVVLIASWLGLPISTTHTVVGAVIGVGLARGVKAINKDIVKNIIISWFVTVPIAAIISGIIFKILMVV, encoded by the coding sequence ATGGCATGGACAATAGGAGCAAATGATGCCGCAAATTCAATGAGCACGGCAGTTGGTGCTGGAGCAATAACTCCAAAGCAAGCTGTTATAATTGCAGGCGTTTTAGAGTTCACTGGGGCTTATTTCTTTGGAAAGAGCGTCACAGAGACAATAAGAAAAGGCATAATTGACCCATCCAAAATAACCGAGCCATCTGTTCTGATCTACGGTTCGATAGCAGCTCTGCTTGCAGCAGCTTTGTGGCTTCTCATGGCTACAAAATTTGGACTGCCGGTGTCAACAACGCACTCCATCATAGGCGGAATAGTAGGATATGGAATTGTGTATGCAGGTATTGGTATAGTTAACTGGGGAAAGATGGCTCAAGTAATAGCAAGCTGGATTCTCTCACCCATTTTTGGAGCAATAATGGCATTTATGGTCTTTAAAGCAATTTCCAAGACAATCCTGCAGAGTGAAAATCCAGTGAAGAGCGCCAAAAACTACTCACCGGTGTGGATTGGGTTAGCGTTTGTTGTTATAGGGTCGATGTTCTACATAAAAGTACTTCACGGAAAATCACTGCTGATAGCAGTAATAAAGTTTGGAATTCCAGCAGGTTTTGCCGCATTTCTCGTGAGTTTTATGCTTCTGAGACGGAATTTCAAAACAGCAGATCCCTATCTCGGTGCAGAATCGATCTTTAAGAAAGTTCAGGTTCTAACATCGGCTTATGTTGCTCTATCCCACGGAGCCAATGACGTTGCCAACGCAATCGGCCCAGTGGCAGCTGTTTATGCTGTTGCCACAATGGGGCTTGCTGGAATGAGGGTTCCAGTGCCGAGGTGGATCCTGGCAATGGGTGGTTTGGGAATTGCAGTTGGTGTAGCCACATACGGCTACAAGGTCATGGAAACCGTTGGAAAGAAAATCACCGAGCTAACAAACACAAGAGGCTTCAGCATTGATTTTTCAGCCGCAACTGTCGTTTTGATAGCTTCATGGCTTGGACTCCCAATTTCAACTACACACACAGTGGTTGGGGCGGTAATTGGCGTGGGATTGGCAAGGGGAGTAAAGGCAATAAACAAAGACATTGTTAAAAATATAATAATTTCATGGTTTGTTACCGTACCCATAGCCGCTATTATCAGCGGAATAATATTCAAGATATTGATGGTGGTGTGA
- a CDS encoding TIGR00153 family protein → MQVWTKLFAKSPFKPLIKHAEVVLETVETLERALELWHEGKYQEMEKVAIEVDNLEDIADRIKEEIRDSLTTKLFMPVNRNDILEYLHMQDKIADAAEDTAKWLLIKRPKEIPEEIKGIILKMGKESIKAAKLVHNAILQMDTVIESGFSEKEIEREYELIKEIESVENKIDGLDTKLMKLVFENEDKLSWGDGIYILNIARTLSNISDKAKDSAERIRLMMNK, encoded by the coding sequence ATGCAGGTTTGGACTAAGCTCTTTGCAAAAAGTCCGTTTAAGCCCTTAATAAAGCATGCCGAAGTTGTACTGGAAACTGTTGAAACCCTTGAGAGAGCCCTTGAGCTATGGCATGAAGGAAAATACCAAGAGATGGAAAAAGTAGCAATTGAAGTTGATAACTTGGAGGATATCGCCGACAGGATTAAAGAGGAAATTAGAGACAGTCTAACGACAAAGCTCTTCATGCCGGTGAACAGAAATGACATCTTAGAGTACCTGCACATGCAGGATAAAATAGCGGATGCTGCTGAAGACACCGCAAAATGGCTCCTCATAAAGAGACCCAAAGAAATTCCGGAAGAGATTAAAGGGATAATCTTAAAAATGGGAAAGGAAAGCATTAAAGCAGCGAAGCTTGTTCACAATGCAATACTCCAGATGGACACTGTGATCGAGAGCGGCTTCAGTGAGAAGGAGATTGAAAGGGAATACGAGCTTATAAAAGAGATAGAGAGTGTTGAGAACAAGATAGATGGGCTTGACACGAAGCTCATGAAACTCGTTTTTGAAAACGAAGACAAGCTCAGCTGGGGAGATGGGATTTACATTTTAAACATAGCAAGAACGCTCAGCAACATATCGGATAAGGCTAAGGACTCAGCTGAGAGAATAAGGCTTATGATGAACAAATGA
- a CDS encoding Lrp/AsnC family transcriptional regulator produces MVTAFILMVTAAGKEREVMEKLLAMPEVKEAYVVYGEYDLIVKVETDTLKDLDQFITEKIRKMPEIQMTSTMIAI; encoded by the coding sequence ATGGTGACAGCATTTATTTTGATGGTGACAGCCGCTGGAAAGGAAAGAGAAGTCATGGAGAAGCTTTTGGCAATGCCTGAAGTTAAAGAAGCCTATGTGGTTTACGGGGAGTACGATCTAATTGTTAAAGTTGAGACAGACACGCTCAAGGACTTAGACCAGTTCATAACGGAAAAAATAAGAAAAATGCCTGAAATACAGATGACATCAACGATGATTGCAATCTGA
- a CDS encoding serine/threonine protein kinase has product MIEHLISRNELRQFREFMKRKGIEELTFYSKGTTSLIFLGKFQGKRVIVKLERKDTPRKNFKREAEILKLLEGDDITPELIDYGIIGGKEYLVREFAEGKPLLYADLEKHHLIEIAKKTHKLDVLGIDHGQIQGGKHIIIGKSVWIIDFEKASTRRKPKNLTSAMAMLFLNENAISKRIREKFKINTEFLSELRKALKEYKENRDIERILSLLGSL; this is encoded by the coding sequence ATGATTGAACATTTGATCAGCAGAAATGAGCTGAGACAGTTCAGAGAGTTCATGAAAAGAAAAGGTATAGAGGAGCTGACCTTTTATTCAAAAGGGACCACGAGCTTAATTTTTCTTGGGAAATTCCAAGGAAAAAGAGTTATTGTAAAACTTGAGAGAAAAGACACCCCCCGCAAAAATTTCAAAAGAGAGGCAGAGATTTTAAAACTGCTTGAGGGAGATGACATAACTCCAGAACTTATTGACTACGGGATCATTGGAGGAAAGGAGTACTTGGTGAGAGAGTTTGCTGAGGGGAAACCTCTGCTGTATGCAGACCTTGAAAAACACCACTTGATTGAGATTGCAAAGAAAACCCATAAACTCGATGTTCTTGGTATAGATCACGGGCAGATTCAGGGCGGAAAGCACATTATAATAGGAAAATCCGTATGGATAATTGACTTTGAAAAAGCAAGCACAAGAAGAAAGCCAAAGAACTTAACGTCCGCTATGGCAATGCTGTTTTTGAATGAAAACGCTATATCAAAGAGAATCCGAGAAAAATTCAAGATAAACACAGAATTCCTTTCAGAATTAAGAAAAGCATTAAAGGAGTACAAAGAAAACAGGGACATTGAAAGAATCCTATCACTTCTTGGAAGTCTTTAA
- a CDS encoding S9 family peptidase — translation MSKIEWNEKTFAKFSYLGDVRISKDGKQIAYVLTKANLKDNKYENTIVIEDKSGVRKFIENASMPRFSPSGTKMSFVRPNEEKKTSELWLIDLRSMSAKKLMETKNILNVSWSSDDRRLLITGFKRREDEDFIFEDDVPVWFDNKGFFDGEKTTFWIYDTEGEEILDEFTADKFSSGIWHGEEIIYNVPHREDNKPQFFKFYDIYRYKDGESEKIFEKVSFTAIDSNGKEVLLIGKPKKEKLSEHDYLYLWNGREIRSLTERFVYNNWDGKLDAEGNVYFLSPREGRVSLYKLSEDELIPIVDENAWVMGFDVSNDGKVVLLKQTDTKLSEVFLWDGELKQITDYNGPILAKLKTRPIKHFRFKSLDLELDGWYIKPDIKEGEKAPVIVFVHGGPKGMYGYYFKYEMQLMADKGYYIVFVNPRGSNGYDEDFALRVLERTGLEDFQDIMNGIEEFFKLEPQADRGRVGITGISYGGFMTNWALTQSDLFKAGISENGISYWLTSYAFSDIGLWFDKEVIGDNPLENENYKKLSPLFYAQNVKAPILIIHSLEDYRCPLDQSVMFYHVLKDLGKEAYIAIFRKGAHGHSIRGSPRHRAKRYKLFMEFFERKLKRYEEGFDVEKILKEEKKEEK, via the coding sequence ATGAGCAAAATCGAATGGAACGAAAAAACCTTTGCTAAATTCTCCTATTTAGGCGATGTAAGGATTTCTAAAGACGGAAAGCAGATAGCGTATGTTCTAACAAAAGCAAACCTCAAAGACAACAAATATGAAAACACAATCGTCATTGAAGATAAAAGCGGAGTTAGAAAGTTTATAGAAAATGCCTCAATGCCCCGCTTCTCCCCAAGCGGGACAAAGATGAGCTTTGTAAGACCTAATGAGGAGAAAAAGACAAGCGAGCTATGGCTTATTGATTTAAGGTCAATGAGTGCCAAAAAGCTTATGGAGACTAAGAACATCCTCAATGTGAGCTGGAGCAGTGATGATAGACGCTTGCTGATTACTGGCTTCAAGAGAAGAGAAGACGAAGATTTTATATTTGAGGACGATGTTCCGGTGTGGTTTGACAATAAAGGCTTCTTTGATGGCGAAAAAACAACCTTCTGGATTTACGACACTGAAGGAGAGGAGATTTTAGACGAGTTCACGGCTGATAAATTTTCATCTGGAATTTGGCATGGTGAAGAGATAATCTACAACGTTCCCCACAGGGAAGACAACAAACCTCAGTTCTTCAAGTTCTACGACATCTACCGCTATAAAGATGGAGAGAGCGAGAAAATATTTGAAAAAGTATCATTCACAGCAATTGACTCCAATGGAAAAGAAGTTCTGCTCATAGGAAAGCCAAAAAAGGAGAAACTCAGCGAGCATGATTACCTATACCTTTGGAATGGCAGGGAAATTAGGTCATTGACAGAGCGCTTTGTTTACAACAACTGGGACGGAAAGCTTGATGCTGAAGGAAATGTCTACTTCCTAAGCCCCAGAGAAGGGAGGGTTTCATTATATAAGCTCAGTGAAGATGAGCTGATTCCAATAGTTGACGAGAACGCTTGGGTCATGGGGTTTGACGTCAGCAACGATGGGAAAGTTGTTCTCCTAAAACAGACAGACACAAAGCTCAGCGAAGTGTTCCTCTGGGACGGAGAGCTCAAGCAAATCACCGATTATAACGGCCCAATCTTAGCGAAGCTCAAAACAAGACCAATAAAGCACTTCCGCTTTAAGTCCCTCGATTTGGAGCTTGACGGCTGGTACATCAAGCCAGACATCAAAGAGGGCGAAAAAGCTCCAGTCATAGTCTTCGTTCACGGTGGTCCGAAGGGGATGTACGGCTATTACTTCAAATACGAAATGCAGTTAATGGCTGACAAAGGCTACTACATAGTTTTCGTCAACCCAAGAGGAAGCAACGGCTATGATGAAGATTTTGCCTTGAGAGTTCTTGAGAGAACGGGCTTAGAAGACTTCCAAGACATAATGAACGGAATTGAAGAATTCTTCAAACTTGAGCCCCAAGCCGATCGCGGAAGAGTGGGAATCACAGGAATAAGCTACGGTGGCTTTATGACGAACTGGGCACTAACACAGAGTGATTTATTCAAAGCTGGTATTAGTGAGAACGGCATAAGCTACTGGTTGACAAGCTATGCCTTCTCCGACATAGGACTGTGGTTTGACAAGGAAGTTATCGGCGACAATCCACTCGAAAACGAGAACTACAAAAAGCTCAGTCCATTGTTCTATGCACAAAACGTTAAAGCACCAATACTAATCATCCATAGCCTTGAAGACTACCGCTGTCCGCTCGACCAGAGCGTTATGTTCTACCACGTGCTCAAAGACTTAGGAAAAGAAGCTTACATCGCAATCTTCAGAAAAGGAGCACACGGACACAGCATAAGGGGTTCACCAAGACACAGGGCAAAGCGCTACAAGCTTTTCATGGAGTTCTTCGAGAGAAAGCTGAAGAGGTATGAGGAGGGCTTTGATGTCGAGAAGATTTTGAAGGAAGAGAAGAAAGAGGAGAAGTGA
- a CDS encoding class I SAM-dependent methyltransferase, with amino-acid sequence MKPGFQAYFLTFREARRILLSRGEVKLNLDLRKTNRTFAVKVEDDKIIFPDGSEVEKKIIEKIAKDEGTVYFVKNGHVFKAAIAGEHFYKLVPTIPPTIEINGIRMHRTKDTNPLWDTRAKIKAVEPKEGEFVLDTCMGLGYTAIESAKRGAYVITVEKDPNVIELAKLNPWSYEVFHSQNIQVVQGDVFDVIRKFRDETFNVIVHDPPRFSLAGELYSEEFYAELFRVLKPGGRIFHYVGNPGKKFRRKDLQRGVMERLRKVGFKNVKRVEEALGILGWKFG; translated from the coding sequence TTGAAGCCTGGGTTTCAAGCTTATTTTCTAACTTTCAGAGAGGCACGTAGGATTCTGCTCTCAAGAGGTGAGGTTAAGTTAAACCTCGATTTAAGGAAAACAAACAGAACCTTTGCTGTAAAAGTTGAAGATGATAAGATAATTTTTCCTGATGGGAGTGAAGTTGAGAAGAAAATCATTGAAAAGATAGCAAAAGACGAGGGCACAGTTTATTTCGTAAAGAATGGACACGTTTTTAAAGCTGCCATTGCTGGCGAGCACTTCTACAAGCTTGTTCCAACGATCCCGCCAACGATAGAGATTAATGGAATAAGGATGCACCGGACCAAGGATACGAATCCTCTCTGGGACACGAGAGCTAAGATTAAAGCCGTTGAGCCGAAGGAAGGCGAATTTGTCCTTGACACGTGCATGGGATTGGGCTACACAGCAATAGAGAGCGCAAAGAGGGGAGCTTATGTAATAACTGTAGAAAAAGATCCAAACGTTATTGAGCTTGCTAAGCTGAATCCCTGGAGCTATGAGGTCTTTCACTCCCAGAACATTCAAGTAGTTCAAGGAGATGTTTTTGATGTCATCAGGAAGTTTAGGGATGAGACGTTTAATGTAATTGTCCACGATCCTCCAAGATTTTCACTGGCTGGTGAGCTTTACAGCGAGGAGTTTTATGCTGAACTCTTCAGAGTCCTTAAGCCTGGAGGGAGGATCTTCCACTATGTAGGCAACCCTGGAAAGAAATTTAGGAGAAAAGATTTGCAGAGAGGGGTCATGGAAAGGTTGAGAAAAGTTGGCTTCAAAAATGTTAAAAGAGTGGAAGAGGCTTTGGGGATTTTAGGATGGAAGTTTGGCTAA
- a CDS encoding PIN domain-containing protein, with translation MGVILDSSVILKALLSPSRNLPEKVYNRERQTHEKCKYLMRLIEERNIEVHVPTVAKVEVAGVIKRVTGDADKALLAAITISENYNLHYDVELIEKALEISLSTGASGFDSYFIALANLLNLPLFTDDKGMHIKAMGMGIKSYLIRELTIDDIKGFFGD, from the coding sequence ATGGGAGTGATTCTTGATTCCTCTGTTATTTTAAAGGCACTTCTCTCACCATCACGAAACCTTCCGGAGAAAGTGTACAACAGAGAAAGACAAACACATGAAAAATGTAAATATTTGATGAGACTTATTGAGGAAAGAAATATTGAAGTTCACGTTCCAACAGTCGCTAAAGTTGAAGTCGCAGGGGTTATAAAAAGAGTAACTGGAGATGCTGATAAAGCATTATTAGCAGCGATAACAATTTCTGAAAACTACAACTTACATTATGATGTGGAGCTAATTGAAAAAGCCCTTGAAATTTCATTATCTACTGGTGCCAGTGGATTTGACTCATATTTTATTGCTCTTGCTAATCTGCTAAATTTGCCGTTATTCACCGATGACAAAGGTATGCACATTAAAGCAATGGGTATGGGTATTAAGTCATATTTAATCAGAGAATTGACGATAGATGACATCAAAGGCTTCTTCGGTGATTAA
- a CDS encoding antitoxin family protein encodes MVSLVVTKIVAVYENGVLKPKKKLNLPEGMEVELIIKPSIKELLKAFENVEVKEDVERALKEGRERKIWE; translated from the coding sequence ATGGTGAGTTTAGTGGTCACAAAAATTGTAGCCGTTTATGAGAATGGGGTGTTAAAGCCGAAGAAAAAACTTAATCTTCCGGAAGGAATGGAAGTGGAGCTAATTATAAAGCCTTCAATTAAGGAGCTTTTAAAAGCATTTGAGAATGTTGAAGTCAAAGAAGATGTTGAAAGAGCTCTAAAAGAAGGCAGGGAGAGAAAAATATGGGAGTGA
- a CDS encoding dipeptidase, with amino-acid sequence MIFDAHSDLPTYVYDMRKEGKSRVLDREFERFFGGYIKARVMAVWTRQDKRAQALRYGLEVMNQLYKDVLESEKFAIVTNVEEMRSAIKNGRVALWLGLEGGEPIEDSLDLLEVFYELGLRVLTLTWSLRNAIGDGVFERTNGGLTNFGVEVLGKAEELGILVDLSHINERGFWDVLETTAFPVIASHSNAKALCDNKRNLTDEQIKAIAERDGVIGAVAIPSFVDKEKRTLDKYLDHIAYMADLAGYQHVGLGFDFVYYLKGWKGESVEGFEDESKIPALLEKLNERFSKKEVEAIAFKNFERVFERVVG; translated from the coding sequence ATGATCTTTGATGCCCATTCTGATTTGCCCACTTACGTCTATGATATGCGAAAAGAAGGAAAGAGTAGAGTTCTTGACAGAGAATTTGAAAGGTTCTTTGGAGGTTATATAAAGGCTCGTGTCATGGCAGTTTGGACGAGACAGGACAAAAGGGCTCAAGCTCTGAGGTATGGACTTGAGGTTATGAACCAGCTCTACAAAGATGTTCTTGAAAGCGAGAAGTTTGCCATTGTAACAAATGTTGAAGAGATGAGAAGTGCCATAAAAAACGGTAGGGTTGCTCTATGGCTTGGCTTAGAGGGTGGGGAACCAATAGAGGACAGCTTGGATCTGCTTGAAGTGTTTTATGAGCTTGGGTTGAGGGTTCTAACATTAACATGGAGCTTAAGGAATGCGATAGGAGATGGTGTCTTTGAGAGAACCAACGGCGGCTTGACCAATTTTGGAGTTGAAGTTCTTGGAAAAGCTGAGGAGCTTGGAATATTAGTTGACTTAAGCCACATAAACGAGAGGGGCTTCTGGGATGTCCTTGAAACCACAGCCTTTCCGGTTATAGCTTCGCATTCAAATGCAAAAGCTCTCTGTGACAATAAGAGGAATTTAACAGATGAGCAGATTAAAGCGATAGCTGAGAGGGACGGAGTTATAGGAGCTGTGGCGATTCCAAGCTTTGTTGACAAAGAAAAGCGGACGCTTGATAAATACCTTGATCACATTGCTTACATGGCTGATTTAGCTGGCTATCAGCACGTGGGTTTAGGTTTTGACTTTGTGTACTATCTGAAAGGCTGGAAAGGAGAAAGCGTTGAAGGATTTGAGGATGAGAGTAAAATCCCAGCACTTTTAGAAAAGCTAAATGAAAGGTTCAGCAAAAAGGAAGTTGAAGCAATAGCTTTCAAGAATTTCGAGCGGGTTTTTGAAAGGGTCGTTGGTTAG